In Ignavibacteriales bacterium, the sequence CTTTTCGCTTTGTTGAAGTCTATTAAAAGTGTCAGAAAGAGTCAGTTTACCTTTTATTGAATCTACATTACTATAAGTAAGAGAAAAAAGGGAACAAAGACGCCAAAAATCCTGATTAAGGACCTTACTATAACCTGATTGCCCAACTGTCATAACACACCTAGCAAGTCCAAGTCGAGAAATTTTGAGTTGTTCGCCCATTTTGTTGATTTTTGACCAACCCCCTGTAAAACGTGAAATATTTGCCAAAATCATATATCCTCTGATTAAGATGTTTGATACTTGTGCCTAACGGATGGGTACGAAACCCTACTGTTTTTTATCTGGGAGCGCATGATCACGGGCTTATTTTTTTCGTCGATAAGATTTAACATGCGCTGAACGTACACGGACAACCTTCTTGCTCTTATTTTTTCGGGTAATAGTTTTGTATGTACTATTTCGATAGTGGGATTTCGTTCTTGTCATCAATTGCGCCATTCCCAAATCCTTTCCTTTGAATAAAAGCAAATCTCTTAACCGAAATATTTCTAAATATATTTTTAAATTACGTCTAACGGATAGGCTCCCGATAAATCGGGATGCCCTACTGCTTTCGCTTTTTTTACGTCCCGCTGTTTTCCAAGCGGGATTGCGGGGAACGCCTGGTTAGGTTGCGTGTCCATTTAATAGATATCAACACTGAAGACGTTGAGAAAGAGATTTTTTAAAATTACTAATAAATGGAATAGAGTCAATTATATGAATTTCAAAAGTCTTATGAACGTCAGGAATATGAGTACGAGTGAATGATGCTTCTCGTTTAGGTTCGAATTCACTGAAAACAAGCATATTATCTAAGGAACCAATTGATGCTTCTGGATATTGATCCCGAATTCTTTGAAGAGGAATTTTCTCGAGAGAGCAGAGAATAATTTTTGATTTTATTTTTAATTTATTTAGCCTAGGATGTTCAGCTAGGATTATTCGCTGAATATCAGATTCTGTAGAATAAAGACTCAACCGGAAAGGAACAAATAAGGATTTTAAAAACTTTGAAGAAACGAAAACATGAGCTATTTCAAATATTCCTTTTCTATTTCGCATACCACACCAATGTATAAAGGGAGGCGCTGAGTTTACCTCTTTGAACCTTAGATTTATGCCCACCTTTTTCGCAACACCATTCAATTGCGAAATACGTGCGTGAATTGAAAGGCCTTTGAATTGTGTGGTGAGTTGTTCTTCTTTTTCCTGAACCAATATTTCGGTTCTTAACGGTTTGGATAAATAATTAAGTCTATTAAAAAGTTTCTTTCTAAATAATGAATCGTTTGGTTTAGTCCAAGGAATAATGTTTTTCATTTGAAGATCAAAGTGAATTTTAAAATTACCATACTTATCATGTTTTTGTGGTTTTAGATGGTCTTTGCGACAAGTATAAACGACAGGAATCAACCTCTCTGCAAAGCCAGCCTCATAATAAACTGAAGGTCTTGCAAATGTTAAATCTGCTATAGCTAATTGAGAATTCGTAATTTCATTCATGATACGATTGTTTAGGTCGTCGTTATGTTCAATGTAGCTAAGGCAACGGGGTTCGAATCCAATTTTATAAATGATTGGCTCGATAGAATTATTATAAAGCTCTTCAGTCTCTTCATTAGAGAATGCCATTGCAACGAAACATTTTATTGATTTGCTCATAACTTTTAAATTAATTGCACGCAACCTAACGAACTGGCGCTCCGCCCAACAAGATGGCGGACAAGTAAGCTGCCGCGCCCTGCCTGCGTGCCGTAGGCACTACGGCAGGCAGGTGATAACTTTCAAATTGTTGAAAATAAAACAAGTTTATACTGAGTTCTTTCAATCCTGTACCGACCTATGCTCGCCATACTTAACGTACCCAACTCATTCATATTTAGTATCTTTATATAAAAGTTGTATTGCACTTCGTGCAATTTCATTCTCAGGCCTCCGGCTGCGCGATTCATTCTTCCGGACAAGCCGAGTGAGCGCCGAAGGTGCTGTCGCCTATGGCGCCATCTTCGACATCCCGCTACACTAGAATAATAAATGATAGCGGGACTTGTTGAACGTTTTGTGTGAAACTCCGCTCTGTTTGTGGAAAGTGCCAAGTTAGGCAACCTTGCCCTCATAATGTTGTTGAAATCTAATATTCCTTGAACTGCAGACTGTTGTTTATTTCTCTCCAGCTCTAAACTCTGTCCACGGCTGCGTTGGACGATCTTTGAGCAAACCGGCCATCCATTCGAATTGCGAATGTTCTTCGAGAAATTTCTTCGCATTGAATGCTCTTCCGCAGGCAGAACCCCAGCGTGCAAGGAAAGACATTTTCTTTGCCATCTTTGAATCGACAACTTTTCCATCAAGAGTCCCAATAGGAATGAAAGGATTCGAACGAGTCGTTAACTGTGGATCGAGTTCACAATGCGCACAAAGGCCTCTCATACCGGGATTATTATTTTTCAGATACGTATCAAAATGATCGGCGATAAACATTTTCGCAAGTTTCAAATTTATTTTGCCTTTGTTTTTTCCCATGAATTGTTTCCAGCAAACACGGCGGGCAACATCCGACGATCTGATATTTGTTTCGGCTGTTTTGGTTTCGAAGCGTAAGATTTTTAGGTCTTCAACAACATTAGACCCAACAAAATAGCCGTCTTTCTTTTTCTCAAATCCAACATATTTCAATCCTAGCTCAAGCCGGGCAATTTCATTTGTATTGACATCACCTATCAACCATGCATTTGCTAACCCGCCATTGTTTCCCTTTTTCATCATCTCACACCACTCATCTATTGAAGATGCATACTGTGTGGCGTGACGCATTCGAACAAACTCGGGAACGCCCTTTTCATCGAATGGGAAGAAATTAGAAATTGTTGTTTCCGATCCGACAAGACCGGCGTTTGTTACAAAGAAATCTGTTCCGCTATGAATGAAGCCTGCACAGGATTGCATGAACATCCGGTGACCTATATCGGGATGGATATCCAGTATAATATTAAAGAGAGGATAATAGTAATCAGTCATTGTATTGTGTCCAAGTACGACTCCACCATCGGCAGTCATACTTCCCGTAGCAATGAACGAGCTACACGATTGCTTCTTTGGATCCGGCGAATTGGGTGATACTGTATTTTTCACTGTTGGCCACCAATACCAAATCAGTTCCATATAACTATTGAGTGCTACAATTTCATCCCTGCTTGTGGAGTCACCGTTTGCATCCATCCCTTCTACTATTCCATCTATTTCGACAAGATTTTCCGTATCAACTTTGGCAGTAAACATCCTTCCGGCTTCATGAACAAGCCACTTCCACTCCATAGCACTTTCGTATTTCCATGCCTCGCTCAATACTCGTATCGATTCCTTTATTTCTTTTGCAAGTAGATATCCATGCTGGAAACCACGTTCTCTTGGCTCACCTTCAATATGGAGGTAAATCCAGCCGTTATTCTCGTGACGGTTGGCTTTTGAAAGCCAAGATTTTTGCTCATGTGTAAGAGGATTGTTTGTTTGAGTATAAAGAAAATTTGGAAGTAGAAAAACGAACAAACAGAAAAGGATAAGTCGATTTTTCATTATGACCTCCAAGAAAATGTAATCAAGTCTCTATGGTGGCGATGTAACCTACTATGTGATTAGATATACCGAAGGTATCTGCCAAAGGCATGGCTTCGCCATCTTCAGGAGAATGAGTCCATATTTTGTTCGTTAAATGCATGATAGGCAGACCTCGCTTCTATCATTTTAGGATTTTCTTGAAGATGGAGAAAAGTAGTAGTTGTTTCGTACTCCCGTGTAGCCGCAACTACTGGGTGATAATGTAGCTCTGTTTGGAATCAGAGTCAATACTGAAAGCCAATGAGCTGATAACCATTGAGTCGAATGCCGATGAGCCACCTGCTAATGTTCATTCTGCATTGTTTACCTTCGGAAAGTTACTTAGCGTATGCTGTGTGGACTTTCCGAAGGTTACGCTTTTTTCTTGCAGCACTTGACAAGTCGTCTGCCAGATTGTATATTATTGAAGAACAAGATTGGAGTTCAGTAAAGTAAGATAAACAATTTGACATACGCCTCTTATTGAGAAAGGCTGAGGGCACAGGCCCGTGGACGCCTTAGCAACCGGTCCCGATTCTATCGGGATGCTGGTGCTCCATCCTGCCCCCGACGAGGAATCGGACGAGGGAAAGATAAGAGAAGATGCTCTAAGCAAGCCTCTTCCGGTTATCGTTTCCCGAAGAGGCTTTTTTCATTTTATTTTCAACCCCTCCCGCCACAACGACGGCGGGCAGGCTGTCCCGATGAATGACATTCATCGGGACATCTCCCCTTATAAAGGGGAGAAAATTTCCCCTCCTTACCAAGGAGGGGTGTCCCGATTGCATCGGAAGATGCATCGGGACGGGGTGGTCGAATATTTTCCATTTTCTTTGTTGAGTAATTACTGGCAACGTTCTTAATATAAAATTTATCGTAAGGAGTTATCAATGTCCAATCAACAATCACCGTCATACAAATTCGAGACACTGCAGCTGCATGCTGGCCAAAAGAAAGATACAGCCACCAACTCGCGCGCAGTCCCTATTTACCAGACCACCTCATATCTTTTTGACGATGCCGACCATGCGGCACGGCTCTTCGGTTTGGAAGAATTCGGCAACATCTACAGCCGCATTATGAACCCCACTGTTGCGGTATTCGAAGACCGCGTAGCAGCTCTTGAAGGAGGCATTGGCGCGCTGGCAACTTCATCCGGACACGCGGCACAGCTCATCGCTTTGACGACAATTGCACAGGCGGGAGAAAATATTGTTTCTTCCAGCAATTTGTACGGCGGCACGTACAACCAGTTCAAAGTGACTTTCAAACGATTCGGCATCGATGTTCATTTTACCGACAGCAACGAACCATCCGACTTCAAAAAACTTATCGACAAAAAAACAAAAGCGTTGTATGTTGAAACCATCGGCAATCCGCGCCTGGATATTCCCGATATCGCTGCATTAGCGAAACTTGCACACGCGAACGGCATCCCGCTTGTCGTCGATAATACATTCGGCATGGGCGGCTACATTTGCCGGCCTATAGAATATGGTGCGGACATCGTCGTTCATTCTGCAACAAAATGGATTGGCGGGCATGGTACTTCACTTGGCGGTGTCATTGTCGATTCCGGAAAATTCCCATGGAACAACGGGCATTTCCCCGCATTCACCGAGCCAAGTCCCGGATACCATGGTTTAATATTCTGGGATAAATTCGGCGCGGGCAGTCCTACAGGAAATATTGCGTTTATTCTGAAGGCGCGTGTTGAGCAGCTGCGCGATCTCGGCGCCGCGTTGTCGCCATTCAATGCATTTTTGTTGCTTCAGGGATTGGAAACTCTCTCACTCCGCGCCGAACGTCATTGCCAGAATTCTCTTGCCTTCGCGCGCTGGTTAAAAAAATCACCATCCGTCAGTTGGGTCTGGTATCCTGGATTAAAAGATCATCCCTCATATTCTAATGCTCGGAAATATCTTCGCGCGGAACATTTTGGCGGTATTGTTACGTTTGGTATAAAAGGTGGAATTGCAGAAGGAAAGAAACTCATTCAGGCATTGAAACTGACAAGCCATCTGGCAAATGTCGGCGACGCAAAGACGCTCATTATTCATCCGGCATCAACAACGCATCAGCAGCTTTCAGAGAACGAACAGAAGGCGGCAGGTGTTACACCAGAAATGATTCGCGTCTCGGTTGGACTCGAGCACATCGACGACATCATCGCCGATTTTGAACAAGCATTCCGTGCTCTTGCTTGATGTGTATGTTTAGTGATGTCAGTCCCGACTGCCAACAACTGTCGGGATTCCTGACATTTATAAAATAACAAATTTAAAAATGCACCAGGGCGTCACGAACCCCCGCCTGCGTGACTGCGTCAGCAGTCGGGCAGGAATTCGTGACGCAAGGCATTGAAAACAATTCATTTTCGGTGTCACGGTACGGACCGTGACACCCATCAATGGTGATCAGATGAAGATTTTAAAATTCGGCGGCTCATCCGTCGGCACTGCAGAACGAATAAAAGCTATTGTCGAAATTATAAGACAATCGAAAAACCATCATGGCGAGATCGTCATAGTCGGCTCTGCGATGCAAAGTGTAACAAATAAATTAATCGAGGCAAGCCGGCAGGCATTCCGCGGTGAGAGTTACGAAGAAATTTTAAAAGAACTGGAAGATCAGCACATATCAGCAGCAAACGAACTCATGGGAAACAAGAACAACTCGCATGTACATCGATTAATTATAAAAATGTTCAGTGAGCTGCGAGAATTTATTCACGGTATCTGGATTCTTGGCGAGATCACGAACCGCACACTTGATTATGTGATGAGTTACGGTGAACAGCTTTCATGCTCCATTATCGCAGAAGCGCTGAATTCCTCCGGCATCGCCGCGGAATATGTCGACAGTCGAACACTCATCCGCACCGATTTGACGTACGGTGCAGCCAATGTGAATTTTGATCTGACAAATTGGAATATTCTCAACCACTTCAAGGGTAATACTGCCCTACAAGTCATTACCGGGTTTATTGGATGCGGACCGGAGAACGAAACGACAACGCTGGGCCGCGGAGGCTCGGATTATACAGCATCCATTCTTGGTGCAGCGTTGAATGCAGATGAGATCGAAATCTGGACCGACGTTGACGGTGTTCTGACGACGGATCCGCGAAAAGTCCCCGGTGCGTTCTCGCTCGAATCGCTCACGTACGAAGAAGCGATGGAACTCTCGCACTTCGGAGCGAAAGTAATTCATCCGCCGACGATGCTGCCGGCACTGCAAAAAAAGATTCCCATTCGAATTCG encodes:
- a CDS encoding C45 family autoproteolytic acyltransferase/hydrolase — encoded protein: MKNRLILFCLFVFLLPNFLYTQTNNPLTHEQKSWLSKANRHENNGWIYLHIEGEPRERGFQHGYLLAKEIKESIRVLSEAWKYESAMEWKWLVHEAGRMFTAKVDTENLVEIDGIVEGMDANGDSTSRDEIVALNSYMELIWYWWPTVKNTVSPNSPDPKKQSCSSFIATGSMTADGGVVLGHNTMTDYYYPLFNIILDIHPDIGHRMFMQSCAGFIHSGTDFFVTNAGLVGSETTISNFFPFDEKGVPEFVRMRHATQYASSIDEWCEMMKKGNNGGLANAWLIGDVNTNEIARLELGLKYVGFEKKKDGYFVGSNVVEDLKILRFETKTAETNIRSSDVARRVCWKQFMGKNKGKINLKLAKMFIADHFDTYLKNNNPGMRGLCAHCELDPQLTTRSNPFIPIGTLDGKVVDSKMAKKMSFLARWGSACGRAFNAKKFLEEHSQFEWMAGLLKDRPTQPWTEFRAGEK
- a CDS encoding O-acetylhomoserine aminocarboxypropyltransferase/cysteine synthase; this translates as MSNQQSPSYKFETLQLHAGQKKDTATNSRAVPIYQTTSYLFDDADHAARLFGLEEFGNIYSRIMNPTVAVFEDRVAALEGGIGALATSSGHAAQLIALTTIAQAGENIVSSSNLYGGTYNQFKVTFKRFGIDVHFTDSNEPSDFKKLIDKKTKALYVETIGNPRLDIPDIAALAKLAHANGIPLVVDNTFGMGGYICRPIEYGADIVVHSATKWIGGHGTSLGGVIVDSGKFPWNNGHFPAFTEPSPGYHGLIFWDKFGAGSPTGNIAFILKARVEQLRDLGAALSPFNAFLLLQGLETLSLRAERHCQNSLAFARWLKKSPSVSWVWYPGLKDHPSYSNARKYLRAEHFGGIVTFGIKGGIAEGKKLIQALKLTSHLANVGDAKTLIIHPASTTHQQLSENEQKAAGVTPEMIRVSVGLEHIDDIIADFEQAFRALA